The proteins below come from a single Microbacterium sp. SLBN-154 genomic window:
- a CDS encoding YifB family Mg chelatase-like AAA ATPase, producing the protein MTVVRTRAVALTGLDGALVEVEADLSQQTPDFRIIGLPDKALGEAVQRVHNACANNGLTLPRRRLTVNLSPASLPKNGSGFDVAIAVAAIATELPLARESLDATVHIGELGLDGRLRPVPGVLPAVLAAARKGIRRAVVPHANREEAQLVTGVEVLGAVNIAEVVAFHGGSVEVPEQSAVPAARPEEMTGEALELADVVGQPEAVTALIVAAAGGHHILMSGPPGAGKTMLARRLPGILPPLDEEAALLAASVRSLGGQAVSALHRTPPFEAPHHSASVAALVGGGSRIIRPGAIARAATGILFLDEAGEFPAHALDALRQPLESGRITIHRAGAVAEFPARFQLVAATNPCPCGQFAVPGGACVCPPIAIRRYLGRLSGPLLDRIDIELSMRRVAVAPGQGDAGGTTTADAHAQVREARARAAHRLSDTPWRTNADVSGSWLRRGPAAPSPIIRRPLDAALHRGALTLRGYDRVLRVAWTLADLGGRPQLSVEDIGRALFLKKGVIA; encoded by the coding sequence GTGACCGTCGTCCGCACCCGGGCCGTCGCCTTGACGGGCTTGGACGGAGCACTCGTCGAGGTCGAAGCCGACCTCTCGCAGCAGACTCCCGATTTCCGGATCATCGGCTTGCCCGACAAGGCGCTCGGAGAGGCCGTCCAGCGGGTCCACAACGCCTGCGCCAACAACGGGCTGACGCTTCCGCGACGCAGGCTCACCGTCAATCTGTCGCCCGCGAGCCTGCCCAAGAACGGATCCGGGTTCGATGTCGCGATCGCGGTCGCAGCCATCGCCACCGAGCTCCCTCTCGCGCGGGAGTCGCTCGACGCCACGGTCCACATCGGCGAACTCGGTCTGGACGGACGGCTCCGCCCGGTGCCCGGAGTCCTTCCCGCCGTGCTCGCCGCGGCCCGAAAGGGCATTCGTCGCGCGGTGGTGCCGCATGCCAACCGCGAGGAGGCTCAGCTGGTGACCGGCGTGGAGGTGCTCGGCGCCGTCAACATCGCCGAGGTGGTGGCCTTCCACGGCGGATCCGTCGAAGTGCCCGAGCAGTCTGCCGTTCCGGCGGCGCGGCCTGAGGAGATGACGGGGGAGGCGCTGGAGCTTGCGGACGTGGTGGGTCAGCCCGAAGCGGTGACAGCCCTCATCGTCGCGGCCGCGGGTGGCCACCACATCCTGATGAGCGGGCCTCCGGGGGCGGGCAAGACGATGCTGGCGCGGCGTCTCCCCGGCATCCTGCCCCCGCTCGACGAGGAGGCTGCCCTCCTGGCGGCCTCCGTCCGGTCGCTCGGCGGTCAGGCCGTCTCGGCTCTTCATCGGACTCCGCCCTTCGAAGCCCCTCACCACAGCGCGAGCGTGGCTGCGCTCGTCGGCGGAGGATCGCGGATCATCCGGCCGGGAGCGATCGCGCGCGCGGCGACCGGCATCCTGTTCCTCGACGAGGCGGGGGAGTTTCCTGCGCACGCCTTGGACGCGCTGCGCCAGCCCTTGGAGAGCGGCCGGATCACCATTCACCGGGCCGGGGCGGTCGCCGAGTTCCCGGCGCGATTCCAGCTCGTGGCTGCCACCAACCCCTGCCCGTGCGGACAGTTCGCCGTGCCGGGCGGAGCGTGCGTCTGTCCGCCGATCGCCATCCGCCGCTACCTCGGCCGACTGTCGGGCCCTCTGCTCGACCGCATCGACATCGAGCTGTCCATGCGTCGCGTGGCGGTCGCGCCCGGACAGGGCGACGCCGGCGGCACCACCACCGCCGACGCGCACGCGCAGGTGCGCGAGGCGCGGGCACGAGCCGCGCACCGCCTCAGCGATACCCCGTGGCGTACGAATGCCGACGTGTCGGGGAGCTGGCTCCGTCGGGGGCCGGCGGCACCGTCGCCGATCATCCGCCGGCCCCTGGATGCCGCGCTCCACCGCGGAGCGCTCACTCTGCGCGGGTACGACCGGGTCCTCCGGGTCGCCTGGACACTGGCAGATCTCGGCGGTCGCCCGCAACTGAGCGTCGAAGACATCGGGCGTGCCCTGTTCCTGAAGAAGGGGGTGATCGCGTGA
- a CDS encoding YraN family protein, whose protein sequence is MAVKDEVGRAGEERAAAYLQEQGWRVIARNWRCTGGEIDLVAEDGSDLVVVEVKTRRGEDFGHPLEAVDTRKRMRLWRLAMAWIAAHPESAQGRRLRLDAVSVLGPDPRTASIEHLRDLR, encoded by the coding sequence ATGGCAGTCAAGGACGAGGTCGGCAGAGCCGGCGAAGAGCGCGCAGCGGCGTATCTCCAGGAGCAGGGATGGCGGGTGATCGCCCGCAACTGGCGGTGCACCGGCGGCGAGATCGACCTCGTCGCCGAGGACGGGAGTGACCTCGTCGTCGTCGAGGTCAAGACCCGGCGCGGCGAGGACTTCGGCCATCCCCTCGAAGCGGTGGACACCCGCAAGCGCATGCGGCTGTGGCGCCTGGCGATGGCGTGGATCGCGGCTCACCCGGAATCCGCCCAGGGGCGCCGACTGAGGCTCGATGCGGTGTCGGTCCTGGGTCCCGATCCTCGGACCGCGTCGATCGAGCATCTGCGGGATCTGCGGTGA
- a CDS encoding DUF2469 family protein, with translation MDDEVFEDYDRELELALYREYRDVVGQFAYVIETERRFYLANEVNVVRRDTEHDFYFEITMNDVWVWDIYRADRFVKAVRVLTFKDVNVEELSRRDFQLPEELSLDS, from the coding sequence ATGGACGACGAGGTATTCGAAGACTACGACCGCGAGCTCGAGCTGGCACTGTACCGCGAGTACCGCGATGTCGTGGGTCAGTTCGCGTACGTGATCGAGACGGAACGGCGGTTCTACCTCGCCAATGAGGTCAACGTCGTGCGCCGCGACACCGAGCACGACTTCTACTTCGAGATCACGATGAACGACGTCTGGGTGTGGGACATCTACCGCGCCGATCGGTTCGTCAAGGCCGTGCGGGTGCTGACCTTCAAGGACGTCAACGTCGAGGAGCTCTCCCGACGCGACTTCCAGCTTCCTGAGGAACTCTCGCTCGACAGCTGA
- a CDS encoding ribonuclease HII, protein MTVIEPRLTLERRLLREHPVVIACDEVGRGALAGPVAVGAVAVDAPRSRKRVPQGLRDSKLVPEHHRPAVAARAASWVAASAVGWASADEIDEIGIMRALGLATIRALADLRAHGVDASEAIVILDGNYDYITPAGARDLRIRPVIKADRDCASAAAASVIAKVARDTLMTGLHDESPAYQWSRNKGYASPEHRAAIRSHGLSRHHRSSWSIADAPTLF, encoded by the coding sequence GTGACCGTGATCGAACCGCGCCTCACCCTCGAACGACGACTGCTCCGCGAGCATCCCGTCGTCATCGCCTGCGATGAGGTCGGACGCGGGGCTCTGGCGGGGCCGGTGGCCGTGGGAGCGGTCGCCGTCGACGCGCCGCGATCGCGCAAGCGCGTGCCGCAGGGCCTGCGTGATTCCAAACTCGTGCCCGAGCACCATCGACCGGCCGTTGCGGCGAGAGCGGCCTCCTGGGTGGCCGCCAGCGCCGTCGGATGGGCCTCGGCCGATGAGATCGACGAGATCGGCATCATGCGCGCTCTGGGCCTTGCCACGATCCGCGCGCTGGCGGATCTGCGCGCTCACGGCGTGGACGCCTCGGAGGCGATCGTGATCCTCGACGGGAACTACGACTACATCACCCCGGCCGGTGCCAGGGATCTGCGGATACGGCCGGTGATCAAGGCCGATCGCGACTGCGCCAGCGCCGCGGCGGCGTCCGTCATCGCGAAAGTCGCGCGCGACACCCTGATGACGGGGTTGCACGACGAGTCGCCCGCGTATCAGTGGTCTCGCAACAAGGGATACGCCAGTCCCGAGCATCGGGCGGCGATCCGCTCCCATGGTCTGAGCAGGCACCACCGGTCGTCGTGGTCGATCGCCGACGCACCGACGCTGTTCTGA
- the lepB gene encoding signal peptidase I, whose product MTTEQHATADRFPSRRSQPEGRKRGWGTFLRDVLIIVLIALVVSFLVKTFVVRSFYIPSGSMENTLNVNDRILVDELTPRFGGYERGDIVVFRDPGGWLPPSETPSRGPFVDGVEWVLSLIGLAAPDSDDHLVKRIIGLPGDHVVCCNTLGQITINDVPIDETDYLKLPGGVSRASAEDFDVTVPEDRLWVLGDNRNSSRDSRFNQDQPGEGFVPLENVVGRAFLTTWPLSRFGLLDFHHEVFAGVPEPADQP is encoded by the coding sequence ATGACCACCGAGCAACACGCGACGGCCGACCGCTTCCCCTCCCGCAGGTCACAGCCCGAGGGTCGCAAGCGGGGGTGGGGCACCTTCCTCCGGGACGTCCTGATCATCGTCCTGATCGCGCTCGTGGTGTCCTTCCTCGTCAAGACCTTCGTCGTCCGGTCGTTCTACATCCCGTCGGGGTCGATGGAGAACACCCTCAACGTCAATGACCGCATCCTCGTCGACGAGCTGACGCCGCGGTTCGGGGGATACGAACGAGGCGACATCGTGGTGTTCCGCGATCCGGGTGGGTGGCTGCCTCCCTCGGAGACACCGAGCCGTGGCCCGTTCGTCGACGGTGTGGAGTGGGTGTTGTCCCTCATCGGTCTCGCTGCACCGGACAGCGACGACCACCTCGTCAAGCGGATCATCGGACTTCCGGGAGATCACGTGGTGTGCTGCAACACCCTCGGGCAGATCACGATCAACGACGTCCCCATCGATGAGACGGACTACCTCAAGCTCCCCGGCGGGGTCAGCAGGGCGTCGGCCGAGGACTTCGATGTCACCGTGCCCGAGGACCGTCTCTGGGTGCTCGGAGACAACCGCAACAGCTCGCGGGACTCCCGCTTCAACCAAGACCAGCCGGGCGAGGGCTTCGTTCCGCTCGAGAACGTCGTGGGCCGCGCGTTCCTCACCACGTGGCCGTTGTCCCGGTTCGGGCTGCTGGACTTCCACCACGAGGTCTTCGCGGGGGTTCCGGAGCCTGCCGACCAGCCGTGA
- the rplS gene encoding 50S ribosomal protein L19 yields the protein MQILDSVDAASLRSDIPDFGPGDTVKVHVNITEGNRSRIQIFQGVVIGRSGDGIRETFTVRKISFQVGVERTFPVHSPVIDHIEVVTRGDVRRAKLYYLRALRGKKAKIKEKRDS from the coding sequence ATGCAGATCCTCGATTCCGTCGACGCAGCATCGCTGCGCTCCGACATCCCCGATTTCGGCCCCGGTGACACCGTCAAGGTGCACGTCAACATCACCGAGGGCAACCGCTCGCGCATCCAGATCTTCCAGGGCGTCGTCATCGGCCGCTCCGGCGACGGCATCCGCGAGACCTTCACCGTGCGGAAGATCAGCTTCCAGGTCGGTGTGGAGCGTACGTTCCCGGTCCACAGCCCGGTGATCGACCACATCGAGGTCGTCACCCGCGGTGACGTGCGCCGCGCGAAGCTGTACTACCTTCGCGCCCTCCGTGGCAAGAAGGCCAAGATCAAGGAGAAGCGCGACAGCTGA
- a CDS encoding MFS transporter permease encodes MVLRRAVYRWLFPAAFILPLWLLVGWGVFNAGGWAFLWVLLLGIPSVFIGQIVLTLLVRARGTVRAERAVSWLDVGGFAILHALTVSLGFFGTWWWGGAFGVTIAVALALFWAQLWQLWREARPAGLVAFRTSSSAYLGEGSRSTRPRPSDVVVIEERSDLR; translated from the coding sequence ATGGTTCTCCGACGCGCGGTCTACCGGTGGCTGTTCCCGGCGGCGTTCATCCTGCCGCTCTGGCTGCTCGTCGGCTGGGGCGTGTTCAACGCAGGAGGGTGGGCCTTCCTCTGGGTGCTGCTCCTGGGCATCCCGTCGGTCTTCATCGGGCAGATCGTGTTGACGCTGCTCGTCCGAGCCCGGGGCACGGTGCGCGCGGAACGCGCGGTGTCGTGGCTGGATGTCGGAGGCTTCGCAATCCTGCACGCGCTGACGGTGTCGCTCGGGTTCTTCGGCACCTGGTGGTGGGGTGGGGCGTTCGGCGTGACCATCGCCGTCGCTCTGGCGTTGTTCTGGGCGCAGCTGTGGCAATTGTGGCGCGAAGCCCGGCCCGCCGGGCTCGTGGCATTCCGGACGTCGTCCTCCGCCTACCTCGGCGAAGGATCGAGGTCGACGCGGCCACGACCGTCCGACGTCGTCGTCATCGAGGAGCGCAGCGACCTGCGTTGA
- the map gene encoding type I methionyl aminopeptidase yields the protein MIELRTPAEIETMRPAGRFVAEVLATLRDDARVGTNLLALDQRAHEMIRRAGAESCYIDYHPSFGASPFGKVLCTSINDAVLHGLPFDYALRDGDLVSLDFAVAVDGWVADSAVSFVVGTPRDEDLALIDTTQRALSAAIDAAQTGQRIGDISAAIAAVARADGYLINTDFGGHGVGRTMHGDPHVPNDGKAGRGYPLRAGLVLALEPWFLASTDKLITDPDGWTLRSADGSRGAHSEHTVAITEGGPVVLTDRSFLGVD from the coding sequence ATGATCGAGCTGCGCACCCCGGCCGAGATCGAGACGATGAGGCCTGCCGGCCGATTCGTGGCGGAGGTCCTTGCGACCCTCCGCGACGATGCGAGGGTGGGAACGAATCTCCTCGCGCTCGATCAGCGGGCGCACGAGATGATCCGTCGGGCGGGAGCGGAGTCCTGCTACATCGACTACCACCCGTCTTTCGGCGCCTCGCCCTTCGGGAAGGTGCTGTGCACCTCGATCAACGATGCCGTGCTCCACGGACTGCCTTTCGATTACGCGCTTCGTGACGGCGACCTGGTGTCGCTGGACTTCGCGGTCGCCGTGGACGGGTGGGTGGCCGACTCCGCGGTCTCGTTCGTCGTCGGCACGCCCCGCGACGAAGACCTCGCGCTCATCGACACGACCCAGCGCGCCCTGTCCGCCGCCATCGACGCGGCACAGACCGGCCAGCGCATCGGCGACATCTCCGCCGCGATCGCCGCGGTGGCTCGTGCGGACGGCTACCTCATCAACACCGATTTCGGTGGGCACGGAGTCGGCCGGACGATGCACGGCGACCCGCACGTGCCCAACGACGGCAAGGCGGGCCGCGGCTACCCGCTTCGTGCCGGCCTCGTCCTCGCCCTGGAACCCTGGTTCCTCGCCTCCACGGACAAGCTGATCACCGATCCCGACGGCTGGACCCTCCGCAGCGCCGACGGCTCACGTGGCGCGCACTCCGAGCACACCGTCGCCATCACCGAGGGCGGTCCGGTCGTCCTCACCGACCGGAGCTTCCTCGGGGTTGACTGA
- the treZ gene encoding malto-oligosyltrehalose trehalohydrolase, with product MMELWAPRATRVRLRHAGGDLEMREEADGWWRGEVTLADGDRYGFVLDDGDTVRPDPRSRRQPDGVHETSCWFDADGYEWSDHAWTGRQLAGGIVYELHVGTFTPEGSLEAATSRLDHLVDLGVTHVELLPVNGFNGVWNWGYDGVLWYTVHEAYGGPAAYQRFVDACHGRGLAVIQDVVYNHLGPSGNYLPEYGPYLRDAERNTWGSSVNLDEPAVRAFIVENALMWMRDYHVDGLRLDAVHALLDRTDRHILQEIAEETDRLSAHVGRPLTLIAESDMNDATLISAREAGGYGLTAQWSDDYHHALHVALTGETVGYYADFAPLSALVKAATRGFFHDGTWSSFRGREHGRPIDPRIPTWRLVTYSQDHDQIGNRAAGDRLSQTLDDGGLRIGAVLTLLAPFTPMLFMGEEWAASTPWQFFTSHPEPELAKATADGRLAEFAAMGWDESVVPDPQDPATFERSHLDWSEATSDAADPRHRRTLELYRRLAQLRRELPDLTDPDFAALSAEADEDARTFVLRRGDVDVLVNFGTDAATLRMRDASRVLLTTDDAVSADDGRITLPGRSAAVTTL from the coding sequence ATGATGGAACTGTGGGCCCCGCGGGCCACCCGTGTCCGGCTGCGGCATGCCGGGGGAGACCTCGAGATGCGGGAAGAGGCAGACGGCTGGTGGCGCGGCGAGGTGACCCTGGCCGACGGTGACCGGTACGGCTTCGTCCTCGATGACGGCGACACCGTGCGTCCTGATCCCCGCTCACGCCGACAGCCCGACGGCGTGCATGAGACCTCCTGCTGGTTCGATGCCGACGGCTACGAGTGGAGCGACCACGCGTGGACGGGACGCCAGCTCGCAGGCGGCATCGTCTACGAACTGCATGTGGGAACCTTCACTCCCGAGGGGAGTCTGGAGGCGGCCACCTCGCGCCTCGACCATCTGGTCGATCTCGGCGTCACGCACGTCGAGCTCCTCCCGGTGAACGGGTTCAACGGCGTCTGGAACTGGGGCTACGACGGCGTGCTGTGGTACACCGTGCACGAGGCCTACGGCGGCCCCGCGGCCTACCAGCGGTTCGTCGATGCCTGCCATGGACGCGGTCTCGCCGTCATCCAGGATGTCGTCTACAACCATCTGGGCCCGAGTGGGAACTATCTGCCGGAATATGGCCCGTACCTCCGCGACGCCGAACGCAACACATGGGGTTCGTCGGTGAACCTCGACGAGCCGGCCGTGCGCGCCTTCATCGTGGAGAACGCGCTGATGTGGATGCGGGACTATCACGTCGACGGTCTGCGTCTGGACGCCGTCCACGCGCTGCTCGACCGCACCGATCGGCACATCCTGCAGGAGATCGCCGAGGAGACCGATCGGCTCAGCGCCCACGTGGGGCGTCCCCTGACCCTGATCGCCGAATCCGACATGAATGATGCGACTCTCATCTCCGCTCGCGAGGCCGGGGGCTATGGCCTCACCGCGCAGTGGAGCGACGACTACCACCATGCCCTGCACGTCGCCCTCACCGGCGAGACCGTGGGGTATTACGCCGATTTCGCCCCTCTCTCCGCCCTGGTGAAGGCCGCGACCCGGGGCTTCTTCCACGATGGGACGTGGTCGTCGTTCCGCGGGCGGGAACACGGCCGGCCCATCGATCCGCGCATCCCGACGTGGCGTCTGGTGACCTACAGCCAGGACCACGATCAGATCGGCAACCGCGCTGCCGGCGACCGGCTCTCCCAGACGCTGGACGACGGGGGCCTGCGCATCGGCGCGGTGCTCACGCTGCTCGCGCCCTTCACCCCCATGCTCTTCATGGGTGAGGAGTGGGCGGCGAGCACCCCGTGGCAATTCTTCACGTCGCATCCCGAGCCCGAGCTGGCCAAGGCGACTGCCGACGGTCGACTGGCGGAGTTCGCCGCCATGGGGTGGGACGAATCCGTCGTCCCCGATCCGCAGGATCCGGCCACCTTCGAGAGGTCGCACCTCGACTGGTCCGAGGCGACATCCGACGCCGCCGATCCCCGTCACCGGCGCACCTTGGAGCTCTACCGGCGGCTCGCGCAGCTGCGTCGAGAGCTTCCCGACCTCACCGACCCCGACTTCGCGGCACTGTCCGCCGAGGCCGATGAGGATGCCCGCACGTTCGTGCTGCGTCGCGGTGACGTCGACGTGCTGGTCAATTTCGGCACCGACGCGGCGACGCTTCGGATGAGAGATGCGTCGCGGGTGCTGCTGACGACGGATGACGCGGTGTCGGCGGATGACGGGCGGATCACCCTGCCCGGGCGAAGTGCCGCGGTGACGACGCTCTGA
- the treY gene encoding malto-oligosyltrehalose synthase codes for MSSAAVPPAAPDRRHPESTYRLQIRRSFDLDDAAGVVDYLRDLGVSWAYLSPLLAATSGSDHGYDVVDVSRVDPERGGPEALSRFASAARDADLGILVDIVPNHMGISAPAENGWWWDVLLRGRDSVHADAFDIDWDFGGGRVLVPILGGDVDEVVEKGEITVSPGSDDPALFPFGALRYFEHAFPLAQGSAPDAESSDPTVVRQVLSRQHYRLAFWRTEADDLNYRRFFAVTTLAGVRVEVPEIFEATHAEILRWLREGLADGLRVDHPDGLLDPGAYLEQLAEAARAARGAPTHVLVEKILEHGEDLPPWWRTAGTTGYDALGEIDRLFVDPDGEGPLDDLDAELRAETGVAGGGWTDLIHTTKRMIGDTIQRAEIARLVRCLPAPVEEAADAFAELLACFPVYRSYLPAGEEHLTRATAEATRRRPDLSPSLEALRVILRDPTLEVSRRFQQTTGPVMAKGVEDTAFYRFTRLGSLTEVGGDPAVFSMTPTEFHRAQQRRLAAWPHAMTALSTHDTKRGEDVRARLNVLAEIPARWAEVLERLRAVATTGHGPFDALLWQAVIGAWPASPDRLHAYAEKAAREAAESTGWWDPDEDFEEGMHALVEAASAEARPLIEDFVAEISAFGWSNSLGAKLVQLTAPGSPDVYQGSELWETSLVDPDNRRPVDFALRRQMLRDLDAAFARGDLPPVDATARAKMLVTSRALRLRRDRPDLFTVHRPVTVIGEASEHAVAFDRGGATTVVTRLPAGLARRGGWGGTAILLPSRDVVDALTGRRFGGGEIPLSRILQTYPVALLIDADRIEEGTLR; via the coding sequence GTGAGCTCGGCGGCGGTTCCTCCTGCTGCGCCGGACCGTCGGCACCCCGAATCGACCTATCGCCTGCAGATCCGGCGTTCCTTCGATCTCGATGACGCCGCAGGCGTAGTGGACTACCTGCGCGACCTCGGGGTGTCGTGGGCCTATCTGTCGCCGCTTCTCGCGGCCACCTCGGGGTCGGACCACGGATACGACGTGGTCGATGTGTCCCGGGTCGACCCCGAGCGCGGCGGCCCGGAGGCGCTGTCGAGGTTCGCGTCCGCCGCGCGGGATGCCGACCTCGGCATCCTGGTCGACATCGTCCCCAACCACATGGGGATCTCCGCGCCAGCCGAGAACGGGTGGTGGTGGGACGTGCTCCTGCGGGGCCGCGACTCGGTCCACGCCGACGCGTTCGACATCGACTGGGACTTCGGTGGCGGCCGGGTCCTCGTCCCCATCCTCGGCGGCGACGTCGACGAGGTCGTCGAGAAAGGCGAGATCACCGTGTCTCCCGGGAGCGACGACCCGGCTCTGTTCCCCTTCGGCGCGCTGCGGTACTTCGAGCACGCCTTCCCCCTCGCGCAGGGTTCGGCGCCCGATGCCGAGTCGTCGGACCCGACGGTGGTCCGCCAGGTGCTGTCCCGCCAGCACTACCGCTTGGCGTTCTGGCGCACGGAGGCGGATGATCTGAACTACCGCCGGTTCTTCGCCGTGACCACCCTCGCCGGTGTCCGCGTCGAAGTGCCGGAGATCTTCGAAGCCACGCACGCCGAGATCCTGCGCTGGCTGCGCGAGGGGCTCGCCGACGGTCTGCGCGTCGACCATCCGGATGGGCTGCTCGACCCCGGGGCGTACCTGGAGCAGCTGGCCGAGGCGGCTCGTGCAGCGCGCGGCGCGCCGACGCACGTGCTCGTGGAGAAGATCCTCGAGCACGGCGAGGATCTTCCCCCGTGGTGGCGCACCGCCGGCACGACGGGATACGACGCCCTGGGCGAGATCGACCGGCTCTTCGTCGACCCCGACGGCGAGGGCCCCCTCGACGACCTCGACGCGGAGCTCCGGGCCGAGACCGGCGTGGCGGGAGGCGGCTGGACCGATCTCATCCACACCACCAAGCGGATGATCGGCGACACGATACAGCGCGCCGAGATCGCGCGACTGGTACGGTGCCTGCCTGCGCCGGTCGAGGAGGCCGCCGATGCGTTCGCCGAACTCCTCGCCTGCTTCCCCGTCTACCGGTCGTACCTTCCGGCGGGTGAGGAGCACCTCACCCGCGCGACGGCTGAGGCCACGCGGCGCCGCCCGGACCTCTCACCCAGCCTCGAGGCGCTGCGCGTGATCCTGCGCGATCCGACGCTGGAGGTCTCCCGTCGTTTCCAGCAGACGACCGGCCCCGTGATGGCGAAAGGCGTCGAGGACACAGCCTTCTACCGGTTCACACGCCTGGGCTCCCTCACCGAGGTGGGCGGGGACCCCGCGGTCTTCTCGATGACGCCGACGGAGTTCCACCGGGCGCAGCAACGACGTCTCGCTGCCTGGCCGCATGCGATGACGGCGCTGTCGACCCACGACACCAAGCGCGGCGAGGACGTCCGCGCCCGGCTGAACGTGCTCGCCGAGATCCCCGCGCGCTGGGCTGAGGTGCTGGAGCGCCTTCGCGCGGTGGCGACCACGGGTCACGGACCGTTCGATGCCCTTCTCTGGCAGGCGGTCATCGGAGCGTGGCCCGCCTCCCCGGATCGTCTGCACGCGTACGCCGAGAAGGCCGCCCGTGAGGCGGCGGAGTCGACGGGGTGGTGGGACCCCGACGAGGATTTCGAGGAAGGGATGCATGCGCTCGTCGAAGCCGCGTCGGCAGAGGCGCGCCCGCTGATCGAGGACTTCGTCGCCGAGATCTCGGCGTTCGGGTGGAGCAATTCCCTCGGTGCGAAGCTGGTGCAGCTCACCGCGCCGGGTTCGCCCGACGTCTACCAGGGGTCCGAGCTGTGGGAGACCTCGCTGGTCGATCCCGACAACCGTCGCCCGGTGGACTTCGCCCTGCGCCGACAGATGCTGAGGGATCTCGACGCCGCGTTCGCCCGTGGGGATCTGCCGCCGGTCGACGCGACGGCCCGGGCCAAGATGCTGGTGACCTCACGCGCACTGCGCCTCCGCCGCGACCGACCCGACCTGTTCACCGTCCATCGCCCGGTCACCGTGATCGGTGAGGCGTCCGAACACGCCGTCGCGTTCGACCGCGGCGGGGCGACGACCGTCGTCACGCGGCTGCCGGCCGGGCTCGCCCGTCGGGGCGGCTGGGGCGGGACGGCCATCCTGCTTCCGTCGCGGGACGTCGTCGACGCGCTGACGGGACGACGGTTCGGCGGCGGAGAGATTCCGCTGTCACGAATTCTGCAGACCTATCCGGTTGCGCTCCTGATCGACGCCGACCGGATCGAGGAAGGAACACTCCGATGA